The DNA window AGTAGCACATCCCGCCGATTGTCGCGGTAAACCTCGACCGGAACAGAACGTTGATCAGCTTCCCGGCAAACGCCGACCAGTACACGGCGACCAGCCCCAATGGCATCATCAGATTCCACCACCGCTTGTCCGTCGCCAGCACCAGATACCAGCCCACCACTGCTGCAACGTCCCAAAGATACGTGCGCCGCTTAGGCGCATCGAGCAGATAGAGATCCGCCAGCAGGAACCCCGCGACAAAGAACTGTAGCGTCCCCACGATGCTGTGGTCCGATCGATAGTGCCCGTTCAGAGACAGCCCAAACGCAGACAACGCCAGTGTAGCCACCACCAGCACAGTCCTCCGCACCCGGGTATTGCGAATCGCGAAGACATAGACCAGCAGCGGCACCAGCAGATAAAACTGAATCTCCACCTCAAGCGACCACGCCACCGGATTGATTGTGCTCAGCGCCGCGTAGATCAAGGAGTGCATATAAAACAGCGTCGCCAGGAAGTGCGGCAGCAGCAAACCCACCGGTTGATGCTTCACCACAATCAGCACCGCCAGGCATAACAGCACGCTGACCAGATAAGGTGGCTCAATGCGCGTCAATCGCCGCAAAAAGTAGGTCTTCAGCTCGACCTTCTTGCCCTGCAGCAGCCAGAACTTCGCGAACGGCAGCGCCAGCACGAATCCGCTTACAGTAAAAAAGAGTTGAACCCCACGGTTTAGCCGGCTCGTCAGAAACGAGGGGTCTTCCAGCAGATAGAGGTGCGTCTTTTGGAGCATGTGATAGAGAATAACGAAGATGATCGCAACGAACCGGAAGGAGTCAATCTCCGGTATATACGCTCTGCCCCCGGTATCGCGCCGCAACAGGCCCAACAACTTTCGCATGCTACCCCATTCGCAGCGCTCTCAGTCGGCCACGCGTTTATCCACACATAAAGTATAGCGGGGCGAAATCGAGCTGACCTCAACTTATGCAACTGGAGTCCTGCAACTATAGTCCAACGTACATTAGAGCCAAGGTAATCTCCGAGGGACTTCATGTGGATCGTAAGACTGGCGCTGCGGCGCCCTTACACGTTTGTCGTTGTGTCGATGCTCATCCTCGCCCTGGGCATCGGTTCCGCCATTGAAGCACCCAAGGACATCTTCCCCTACATCGACATTCCCGTCGTCACCATCGTCTGGGCGTATCCAGGCCTGACGCCCACCGAGATGGAAGGCCGCATCGTCACCGTCTGTGAGCGCGCCCTCACCACCACGGTCAACGACATCGAGCACTCCGAGTCCGAGTCCTACCAGGGCGTCTCGGTCATCAAGGTCTTCTTCCAGCCCACGGTAAAGGTCGACCTCGCCGTCGCGCAGGTCACCGCCATCGTCCAGACCATCCTCCGCGGCCTTCCCCCCGGCAGCTTCCCGCCGAACGTCATCAAGTATGACGCCTCCAGCGTTCCCATCGTGCAATTAGGCCTCTCCGGCGATGGCCTCTCCGAAACCGATCTCTACGACCTCGGCCTCAGCTTCATCCGTCCCCGCCTTGCCACCGTCCAGGGAGCCGCCGTCCCCCTCCCGTACGGCGGCAAGGCCCGCCAGGTCATGGTCGACGCCGACCCCGACCTGATGTACGCCAAACATATCTCCGCCGCCGATGTCTCTACCGCCATCGGCCAACAGAATCTCATTCTCCCCGCCGGCACGGCCCGTCTCGGCGGCCGCGAGTACGTCGTCAAGGTCAACAGCAGCCCCACCATCGTCTCCGCTCTCAATGACCTCCCGGTTCGCGCCGCCAACGGTGCTGTCGTCTACATCAAAGACGTAGCTCAAGTGGAACTCGGCTTCGCCGTCCAGACCAACGTCGTTCGCGAAAACGGCAAGCGAGCTGCCCTGCTCACCGTCCTCAAAAACGGCAAGACCTCCACGATTGACATCGTCAATGGCGTCAAGAACACCATCCCCCGCATCACCGCCGACCTGCCCAAGACCCTCAAGGTCACGCCGCTCTTCGACCAATCGGTCTTCGTCAAAAGCTCCATCAGCGAGGTCGTACGCGAGGCCACCATCGCCGCCGTGCTCACCGGCTTGATGATCCTCCTGTTTCTGGGAAGCTGGCGGAGCACCATCATCGTCTGCGTCTCCATCCCGCTCTCCATCGCGACATCGCTCATCATCCTGACCGCACTTGGAGAGACCATCAACGTGATGACCCTCGGCGGTCTCGCACTCGCGGTCGGGATCCTCGTCGACGACGCCACCGTCGAGATCGAGAACACTCACCGCAACATGGGCGAACAAAAATCTCTCGTCCGCGCCATCCTCGACTCGGCAGAACAGGTCGCCGCCCCGGCCTTCGTCTCCACGCTCTCCATCTGCATCGTCTTCATCCCAGTCGTCTTGCTCACCGGCGCTGCCAAGTTCCTCTTCACGCCATTGGCCGAGGCCGTCGCCTTCGCCATGATGGCCTCTTACTTCCTCTCGCGAACACTCGTGCCAACGATGATGCACTTCCTCCTTCCCGCCGAGCTCGTCCTTTACCAGGACGAGGCCGCCGCCATCGAGGAAGAAAAGCACAACTGGATCTGGCGCTGGCACAAGAAGTTCGATCACCAGTTCGAGAAGCTCCGCCACAAATACAAAGGCGTCCTCGCCTGGTGCCTCGACAACCCCGCCATTACGCTGACTATGTTTGCCACGTTCATCCTGCTCTCGCTGCCGCTCGTCTTCGTCATTGGGCGCGACTTCTTCCCCTACGTCGACTCCGGCCAGATGCGCCTCCACGTCACCCCGCCCGAAGGCATGCGTATCGAAGACTCCGAGCAGTACTTCGCCGCAGTCGAAAAGGAGATTCGCAAAGTCATCCCGCCCGACGAGATCAAGCTCATCCTCGACAACATCGGCCTCCCCAACGGAGGCATCAACCTCGCCTTTGGCAGCACCGGCACCATCAGCAACTCCGATGGCGAAGTCCTCATCGCCCTGAACCCTGGCAAGCGCGACACTGAGCGCTATATGCGTGAACTTCGAGCCGACCTTGCCCAGAAGTTCCCCGATGGGGACTTCTTCTTCGCCCCCGCTAACATCACCAACCAGATCCTCGACTTCGGCCTGCCAGCTCCGATCGATCTCCAGATCGTGGGCCGCGCCAAGAATAACTACCAGATCGCCCAGGACCTCCAGAAGAAGATCGCCGCCATTCCTGGCGCCGTCGACGTCCACATCCACCAGCAAGTCTCCTACCCCACCATGCAGGTCAACGTCGACCGCAGCCGCGCCCGTCAGCTTGGCCTCACCCAGCAGGACGTTGCCCAGGGGATGCTGATCTCGCTGACCGGTACCGCGCAAACCGCGCCCAACCAATGGCTGAACCCTCTGAACGGAGTTAACTACCAGGTCGTCGTGCAGACGCCCATCTATCGCAACAGCAACTTGCAAGAGCTGGCCCGTACCCCCATCAGTTCGCCCAATGGAGACTCCAGCCAACTCCTCGGCAACCTGGCCACCTTCCGCCGTGACGCCTCGCCCATCGTCATTGACCACTACAACATCCAGCCCACCTTCGACATCTACGCCGACGTAGACCAGCGTGACCTGGGCGGCGTCGCCAGCGAGATACAGAAGATCATGGACGACACCAAGAAGACGCTCCCGGCCGGCACTGTTCTCACCCTGCGCGGAGAGGTCAAGACCATGCAGGACTCCTTCATCCGCCTCGGCATCGGCATCGTCTTCGCCATTGCCCTCGTTTACCTGCTGATGGCCGTCAACTTCCAGAGCTGGCTCGACCCGCTCATCATCCTCATGGCCATCCCCGGGGCCTTCTGCGGAATCCTCTGGATGCTCTTCGCTACTCAAACTACCTTTAGCGTCCCTTCGCTCATGGGCGCGATCATGACCATCGGCGTTGCCACCGCCAATTCGATCCTGATGGTCGTCTTCGCGAATGACGAACGCGTCGCCGGTAAAGACCGCTACGAAGCCGCGCTCAACGCGGGCTTCACTCGCCTTCGTCCCGTCTGCATGACTGCCCTCGCCATGATTATCGGAATGTTGCCGATGGCGTTGGCCTTCGGTGAAGGCGGCGAACAGAACGCTCCGCTTGGCCGCGCCGTTATCGGAGGTCTACTCCTCGCTACGGTTGGCACGCTATTCATCGTCCCTGTCATCTACTCTCTGCTCAAGAAAAACCCGCCCATTGACTTCTCGAAAGAGATCGACGAAGAGTACGCCGAAGGCGACCCCAACGAGACACCTATGAAGGAGCAGCACGCCTGATGCCCCCCTATCCTTCCAATCAAGACAATCAGAAAATAGGCGACTCCTTCGCCGACCCCAACTCGCTCGACGATCAGAAGCTTGGCAACGCCTTCGTCGAAACGAACTCCAGCAAGAAGAAGAAACACCACGACGCCCCACAGCCCAACAAGAAGCCGGTCAATGGCCGCATCCTCTTCTTCTTTATCCTCGCCGTGGTGGTCGTCTTCCTGCTCATCTTCCTGCTCGGCTTCCTGCCTCGCCACTCGCGCAACAAAGAGATCGAAGCTCGCGCGAAAGACCAGAAAGACTCGGTGCCCGTCGTCCAGGTGCAAAAGATCAAACGCGCGCAGGACACCGCAGGCCTCACCGTTCCCGGCACCACAACGCCGCTCATCGAGGCCTACGTCTACGCCCGCTCCAACGGCTATATCTCCCGCCGCCTCGTAGACATTGGCGACCATGTCCGCAAGGGCCAGTTACTCGCCGTCATCGACTCGCCCGACCTCGACCAGCAGGTTGACCAGGCGCGTGAGCAGGTCTCGCAGGCGGAGTCGCAAGTAGCCCAGCAGAAGGCCCAGCTCGATCTCGCCACGGTAACCGTGAAGCGTTACAGAGTCCTCGTCGCCAAGGGTGTCTTCTCGAAACAGGATGGCGACCAGCGCGAGACCGACTACCAGGGACAGATCGCCAACGTCGCCGCCGCCGAGCGCAACGTTGAAGCCTTCAAGGCCAACCTTCGCCGCACCATTGCACTGCAATCCTACGAACGAGTGACGGCTCCTTTTGACGGTGTCATCACCGCGCGCAACGTCGATGTCGGCGCTCTCGTCTCCGCCTCAGGCTCGGCCAACGGCTCCGGCGCGGGCGCACCGCAAGGCCAGCAGACCGGGTCAGCCGCCGGAGCCTCGAACAGCTCCGGCACCTCTGGCTCCTCATCTACCGCCGCGAGCCCAAGCACCGGCGGCGGCCAGGGCGGAGCGCTCTTCTCCATCGCCCAGGTCCAGCGCCTCCGCATCCTCGTCTCCGTACCTGAGGGCTACGCTCCCCAGGTCTTCGTCGGCCAACACGCAACCGTCAACTTGCAGGGCGCGCCCGACACCAGCTTCTATGGCGACGTCACCCGCACCGCCGCCGCCATCGACCAGAACACCCGCACCCTCCTCACCGAAATCCAGATCGACAACAAGTCGGGCAAGCTCCTCTCAGGCATGTATGCCGTCGTCACCTTTGACGCCATCAAGGGCACCGGCTCCATCCTCGTCCCCAGTGACGCCATCGCCATCCGCAAGGACAAGTCCGTCATCGCCATCCTGACCAGCGACAACAAAGTCCACATGCAGCCCGTGCAGATCGGCCGCGACTACGGTCCATCCACCGAGATCACCTCCGGCCTGAAGGACGGCGACACCATCATCACCGAGATCACTGACGACATCACCGAAGGGGCGACCGTCAAGCCGAAAACCGTCGGCGGCCCGGGCGAAAACCCCGATGCCCAAAACAGCGCCAAGCCCAACATCAACCAGCCAGCCCCTCCCGGCGGCCCCAGCCAGTATGGCAATCAGTCGATCACCGACCAGAATATGCAGGGCGCGAACGCGAAATCCCAGCAACAGGGCAGCGGCAGTAAGCAGAAAGACAAGTCCTCCAATGGGAGCAAGCCCTAATGCGCCTATTGCTCTCATCCCCAGCCCCAAAGATGCGTCATCCCGACCGTCCCCTGAGCTTGTCGGAGGGGAAGTGGAGAAACACCTGCATTTCGCTCCTGCCCTTAGCCCTGCTCGCCACCGGCCTCGCACCCGCGCAGACGACGATCGCTCCGGCGTCCGGCGCCGTAACCTCGCCGGTCACAAATCAGCAGACGGCCCCCGACGCCCCACGCATAAACCTGCCCCCCATCACTCCATTTACCGTCCCTCCAGCAGCGCCCGCTCCGCAACTTACCCGCGACGAAGCGGTAGACGCCTCACCGACGCGTTCCGTCCCTAAGGGTCTGCGCCCGGACCTCCTCGGATTCCTCGGCCCCTACCGCCGTCCCACTGTCCCACCGCTCTTCCCCGGTGCCGGCACCCGCCTCACCAGCCTCGTAAGAGACGGCAAGCTCTACCTCACTCTCCACGACGCCCTCGCCCTGG is part of the Granulicella aggregans genome and encodes:
- a CDS encoding acyltransferase family protein; amino-acid sequence: MRKLLGLLRRDTGGRAYIPEIDSFRFVAIIFVILYHMLQKTHLYLLEDPSFLTSRLNRGVQLFFTVSGFVLALPFAKFWLLQGKKVELKTYFLRRLTRIEPPYLVSVLLCLAVLIVVKHQPVGLLLPHFLATLFYMHSLIYAALSTINPVAWSLEVEIQFYLLVPLLVYVFAIRNTRVRRTVLVVATLALSAFGLSLNGHYRSDHSIVGTLQFFVAGFLLADLYLLDAPKRRTYLWDVAAVVGWYLVLATDKRWWNLMMPLGLVAVYWSAFAGKLINVLFRSRFTATIGGMCYSIYLIHQQIIGVVAMKLHSAAMIWAVSLGLISVCCTIFFLLVEKPCMDHQWPMKLRQRLRRESAAMAVGD
- a CDS encoding efflux RND transporter permease subunit, which translates into the protein MWIVRLALRRPYTFVVVSMLILALGIGSAIEAPKDIFPYIDIPVVTIVWAYPGLTPTEMEGRIVTVCERALTTTVNDIEHSESESYQGVSVIKVFFQPTVKVDLAVAQVTAIVQTILRGLPPGSFPPNVIKYDASSVPIVQLGLSGDGLSETDLYDLGLSFIRPRLATVQGAAVPLPYGGKARQVMVDADPDLMYAKHISAADVSTAIGQQNLILPAGTARLGGREYVVKVNSSPTIVSALNDLPVRAANGAVVYIKDVAQVELGFAVQTNVVRENGKRAALLTVLKNGKTSTIDIVNGVKNTIPRITADLPKTLKVTPLFDQSVFVKSSISEVVREATIAAVLTGLMILLFLGSWRSTIIVCVSIPLSIATSLIILTALGETINVMTLGGLALAVGILVDDATVEIENTHRNMGEQKSLVRAILDSAEQVAAPAFVSTLSICIVFIPVVLLTGAAKFLFTPLAEAVAFAMMASYFLSRTLVPTMMHFLLPAELVLYQDEAAAIEEEKHNWIWRWHKKFDHQFEKLRHKYKGVLAWCLDNPAITLTMFATFILLSLPLVFVIGRDFFPYVDSGQMRLHVTPPEGMRIEDSEQYFAAVEKEIRKVIPPDEIKLILDNIGLPNGGINLAFGSTGTISNSDGEVLIALNPGKRDTERYMRELRADLAQKFPDGDFFFAPANITNQILDFGLPAPIDLQIVGRAKNNYQIAQDLQKKIAAIPGAVDVHIHQQVSYPTMQVNVDRSRARQLGLTQQDVAQGMLISLTGTAQTAPNQWLNPLNGVNYQVVVQTPIYRNSNLQELARTPISSPNGDSSQLLGNLATFRRDASPIVIDHYNIQPTFDIYADVDQRDLGGVASEIQKIMDDTKKTLPAGTVLTLRGEVKTMQDSFIRLGIGIVFAIALVYLLMAVNFQSWLDPLIILMAIPGAFCGILWMLFATQTTFSVPSLMGAIMTIGVATANSILMVVFANDERVAGKDRYEAALNAGFTRLRPVCMTALAMIIGMLPMALAFGEGGEQNAPLGRAVIGGLLLATVGTLFIVPVIYSLLKKNPPIDFSKEIDEEYAEGDPNETPMKEQHA
- a CDS encoding efflux RND transporter periplasmic adaptor subunit; amino-acid sequence: MPPYPSNQDNQKIGDSFADPNSLDDQKLGNAFVETNSSKKKKHHDAPQPNKKPVNGRILFFFILAVVVVFLLIFLLGFLPRHSRNKEIEARAKDQKDSVPVVQVQKIKRAQDTAGLTVPGTTTPLIEAYVYARSNGYISRRLVDIGDHVRKGQLLAVIDSPDLDQQVDQAREQVSQAESQVAQQKAQLDLATVTVKRYRVLVAKGVFSKQDGDQRETDYQGQIANVAAAERNVEAFKANLRRTIALQSYERVTAPFDGVITARNVDVGALVSASGSANGSGAGAPQGQQTGSAAGASNSSGTSGSSSTAASPSTGGGQGGALFSIAQVQRLRILVSVPEGYAPQVFVGQHATVNLQGAPDTSFYGDVTRTAAAIDQNTRTLLTEIQIDNKSGKLLSGMYAVVTFDAIKGTGSILVPSDAIAIRKDKSVIAILTSDNKVHMQPVQIGRDYGPSTEITSGLKDGDTIITEITDDITEGATVKPKTVGGPGENPDAQNSAKPNINQPAPPGGPSQYGNQSITDQNMQGANAKSQQQGSGSKQKDKSSNGSKP